The following DNA comes from Nocardioides panzhihuensis.
CCCGAGGGGCCGGCGCGGCTGCCGGTGACCGCGATCGGGCGGCTCGACCGGGATCTCGCCGCTGGTCTCATCCTGGACCGTCTCGGGATGAAGGCATCGGCGTGGAACTCCGCAGATATTCGTGGCGGCGCCGAGCAACTGATTGCCGAGACTGGCATCGTCACCGAATCAGCGATCCACCGCGAGGTCGCCGAGGACCTAACCGCCCGGGCGATCCGTCAGTGCGTGCCGCTGCTGGACCGCAACGATGTGCCCGAGCACGTACGTGCGCTCACCTCCCAGCGGGTCCTCGAGGTCGAGGCCGACCTCAACGCCCGCCTCGCCCTCCGTGCCGAGGCTGATCCCGTCCCGGGTCTTCTCGGCAAGGTCCCAGACCTTGATCGAGCGCAACGGAAGGTGGTCAAAGCGATGCTTGGAGAGGCCCGGCTGCTGGTGATCGAGGGCGCCGCTGGGGCGGGCAAGACCAAGACCCTCGCCACCGCGGCAGCCGCGCTGCTGCGCCAACGTACGCGGATGATCGTGGTAACCCCGACCAAGAAGGCAGCCAAGGTCGCCGCCCGCGAAGTCGGCGGCGCCGCATCCTCCGCCGCGTGGCTGGCCTACCAGCACGGGTTCCGCTGGGACCACGACGGCCAGTGGGGACGCATCCGACCCAACCAGCCCCAGGACGCCGGCCCGGTGAACCGACGAGCTCGGCTGCGGCCCGGTGACCTGCTGGTCGTCGACGAGGCCGGGATGCTCGACCAAGACCTCGCCCTCGCGCTCTTGATCATCGCCGACGAGGCGGGCGCCCGGGTCGCGTTCGTCGGTGACCGACACCAGCTCCCCGCCGTCGGCCGCGGTGGCGTCCTCGACCTGGCCACCCGTTGGACCGACGAAGGCACTCACCTGACCCTCGACGTGCTGCACCGCTTCACCGATCCCGACTACGCCGACCTGACCCTGAAACTACGCGAGGGTCGCGACACCGAGGACGTCTTCGACCGGCTCCTCGCCCGAGGCGAGATCATCATCCATCCCAGCGAGGCCGAACGTCTCCAGGCACTGGCCTCGCTCGGGGCCGCGGATCGGCCGCCGCTGATCACCGCGGACACCCGCGACCAGGTCACCGCGCTGAACGCCGAGGTACGACACCATCGGGCCACGACACACACGGCACCAGAGGCAACCGTCATGCGGTCGGTGGTGACCGACGCCGGGGATCGGATCGGCGTCGGGGACCGGATCACCACCCGCCGCAACGACCCGGACCTGGATGTGGTCAACCGCGACACCTGGACCGTCACTCAGGTCAGCATCGACGGCGGGCTCCGAGTCAAAGGCACTCCCGGGAGGCGACGTCTCCCCTCCAGCTACGTGGCCGAGCACGTCGAACTCGCCTACGCCAGTACCATCCACGGCGCCCAAGGCGAGACCGTCGACGAAGCCCACCTCCTCATCGGCGAGCGCATCAACGCCGCGGCGGCGTATGTCGGGATGACCCGTGGACGACGCCGCAACATCGCGCATCTGGTCGCCGACGACCTCGACGATGCCCGGCA
Coding sequences within:
- the mobF gene encoding MobF family relaxase is translated as MKFYSSAAGAARSYLEKDHSRADDYYLTDGACLAERFAGTSSGVVARGPMDGNTYERWVAGYDVDTGLAKGRLLKDGGKRPPVRFVEVIVNGPKTWSLAAALHPEIGAAYDHAQDRAAREIIGWVAQHSTTRVGPRDRQVQVPVEEIEAAVIRHYTSRAGDPHRHLHLQINARVYAQGRWRGLHTVGTRDAIAAINGIGHAAVMADLEFRRVLAAHGYTMDLVSGEITELREYVGEFSARAEQIRSNMDRYAARWRREHPGEEPGPRLRQVWDRRAWADARPDKVPPTDGAEIARHWIEELHALGHRAPEGPARLPVTAIGRLDRDLAAGLILDRLGMKASAWNSADIRGGAEQLIAETGIVTESAIHREVAEDLTARAIRQCVPLLDRNDVPEHVRALTSQRVLEVEADLNARLALRAEADPVPGLLGKVPDLDRAQRKVVKAMLGEARLLVIEGAAGAGKTKTLATAAAALLRQRTRMIVVTPTKKAAKVAAREVGGAASSAAWLAYQHGFRWDHDGQWGRIRPNQPQDAGPVNRRARLRPGDLLVVDEAGMLDQDLALALLIIADEAGARVAFVGDRHQLPAVGRGGVLDLATRWTDEGTHLTLDVLHRFTDPDYADLTLKLREGRDTEDVFDRLLARGEIIIHPSEAERLQALASLGAADRPPLITADTRDQVTALNAEVRHHRATTHTAPEATVMRSVVTDAGDRIGVGDRITTRRNDPDLDVVNRDTWTVTQVSIDGGLRVKGTPGRRRLPSSYVAEHVELAYASTIHGAQGETVDEAHLLIGERINAAAAYVGMTRGRRRNIAHLVADDLDDARHQWVEIFSRDRADLGPGHAALRAAEDIDRYGPNGAPRYIGIRREPRQERRRVSVHSLPDPLIARTAPSSEPDRGLGL